A section of the Veillonella criceti genome encodes:
- a CDS encoding sigma-70 family RNA polymerase sigma factor: STYATWWIRQAITRAIADQARTIRIPVHMVETINKLIRISRQLLQDKGREPLPEEIAEGMGISVERVREIQKIAQEPVSLETPIGEEEDSHLDDFIEDQDAIAPDDAASYILLKEQIEDVFSCLTEREQQVLVLRFGLKDGKPRTLEEVGQHFNVTRERIRQIEGKALTKLRNRGKRDKIKDFL, translated from the coding sequence TTTCTACTTATGCAACTTGGTGGATTCGTCAGGCTATTACACGGGCTATTGCCGACCAAGCGCGCACAATTCGTATTCCAGTTCATATGGTAGAAACAATTAATAAATTGATTCGTATTTCACGTCAATTATTACAAGATAAAGGCCGTGAACCATTGCCAGAAGAAATTGCAGAAGGTATGGGCATCAGTGTAGAGCGTGTTCGTGAAATTCAAAAAATTGCACAAGAACCAGTGTCTTTAGAAACACCTATTGGTGAAGAAGAAGACTCTCATTTGGACGATTTTATTGAAGACCAAGATGCTATTGCGCCAGATGATGCTGCTAGTTATATCTTGTTAAAAGAGCAAATTGAAGATGTATTCTCTTGCTTGACGGAACGAGAACAGCAAGTTTTAGTGTTGCGCTTTGGTTTAAAAGATGGCAAACCACGGACATTAGAAGAGGTGGGTCAGCATTTTAATGTTACCCGTGAACGTATTCGTCAGATCGAAGGTAAGGCATTGACTAAACTTCGTAATCGAGGTAAACGAGATAAAATTAAAGACTTCTTATAA
- a CDS encoding Nif3-like dinuclear metal center hexameric protein, whose protein sequence is MGRLGVLADTLSWEAFVELIKAAFPQGRARFGGAKVAAITNVALCTGSGAEFIKAAAKAGAQAYVTGDVKYHDMQ, encoded by the coding sequence TTGGGGCGCCTTGGTGTATTAGCTGATACTTTAAGCTGGGAAGCCTTTGTAGAATTAATAAAAGCTGCTTTTCCGCAAGGTCGTGCACGTTTTGGTGGCGCTAAAGTGGCGGCGATTACTAACGTTGCTCTTTGTACTGGCTCTGGTGCTGAATTTATAAAAGCTGCGGCTAAGGCTGGTGCACAGGCTTATGTGACAGGTGATGTGAAATATCATGATATGCAATAG
- a CDS encoding thioredoxin domain-containing protein: MAVTKIESLEALETLLKDSSKVVVADFWATWCKPCELMNPEIEKLAEDMKDDLDVVTIDVEALKDVA; encoded by the coding sequence ATGGCAGTAACAAAAATTGAAAGTTTAGAAGCTTTGGAGACCCTGTTAAAAGACTCTTCAAAAGTTGTGGTAGCTGATTTTTGGGCTACCTGGTGCAAACCTTGCGAATTGATGAATCCTGAAATCGAAAAGTTAGCGGAAGATATGAAAGATGATCTTGATGTGGTAACCATTGATGTAGAAGCACTCAAAGACGTAGCTTGA
- a CDS encoding thioredoxin family protein, with translation MKYNIQGIPTLICFKNGKEKDRIAGYKPAPIVEGLIRSIIK, from the coding sequence TTGAAATACAATATCCAGGGTATTCCGACATTGATTTGCTTTAAAAATGGTAAAGAAAAAGATCGCATTGCTGGGTATAAACCAGCTCCTATTGTAGAAGGGTTGATTCGCTCCATTATAAAATAA
- a CDS encoding hydrogenase small subunit has translation MKEKTNSLWKLFQERKLSRRTFMKTCVALTAILGLPPTVLNKVVEAADTKELPTVIWLHGHECTGCDESFIRSTSPFASDVVLNMIALEYDDTLAAAAGAPFEAHLHKLLTEKKGQYVLAVEGGVPLDDNGTYCMVGGRPFVDVLKECAEGAAFIIEYGSCAAWGGVQAAKPNPTNTVSVSSVISGKKIIKVPGCPPIPEVMTGVIMHYALFGEIPPLDVEGRPKQFYGNRIHDTCYRRPFFDSGLFVEKFDDEGAKAGWCLYKMGCRGPVTYNSCGNLRWWNGLSYPIQSGSGCIGCSEKGFWDNDNFHQRLPQVQVANTITTADTIGTIAGLTAFGAVVAHGGVTLAKHKYDTIQLEKKYQEELDAQKAAKEQAKNEGGNH, from the coding sequence GTGAAAGAAAAGACAAATAGTCTGTGGAAATTGTTCCAGGAACGTAAACTCAGTCGCCGCACATTTATGAAGACCTGTGTGGCTTTGACCGCCATTTTAGGCCTACCACCAACAGTATTGAATAAAGTTGTTGAGGCAGCCGATACGAAAGAGTTGCCAACAGTTATTTGGTTACATGGTCATGAGTGTACAGGTTGTGACGAATCGTTTATTCGTTCTACATCGCCATTTGCATCAGATGTGGTATTGAATATGATTGCTTTAGAATATGATGACACATTGGCTGCAGCAGCGGGGGCTCCTTTTGAAGCACATTTACATAAACTATTGACTGAAAAGAAAGGTCAATATGTATTAGCTGTTGAAGGTGGCGTACCTCTTGATGACAATGGTACCTATTGTATGGTAGGTGGTCGTCCTTTTGTTGATGTGTTAAAAGAATGCGCTGAAGGGGCTGCATTTATCATTGAATATGGTTCCTGTGCGGCTTGGGGCGGTGTACAGGCTGCGAAACCAAACCCTACGAATACTGTGTCAGTTTCGAGTGTCATTTCAGGTAAGAAAATTATTAAAGTACCTGGGTGTCCACCAATCCCAGAAGTTATGACGGGTGTGATTATGCATTATGCATTATTTGGTGAAATTCCACCACTTGATGTGGAAGGACGTCCAAAACAATTCTATGGTAATCGCATTCACGATACTTGTTATCGCCGACCATTTTTTGATTCGGGGCTCTTTGTTGAAAAGTTTGACGATGAAGGGGCTAAAGCTGGTTGGTGTTTATACAAGATGGGTTGCCGCGGTCCAGTTACTTACAATTCATGTGGTAACTTGCGCTGGTGGAACGGTTTATCCTATCCAATTCAATCTGGTTCTGGTTGTATTGGTTGTAGTGAAAAAGGCTTTTGGGATAATGACAACTTCCATCAACGATTACCTCAAGTTCAAGTGGCTAATACCATTACGACGGCTGATACGATTGGTACCATTGCAGGTTTAACTGCGTTTGGTGCTGTAGTAGCCCATGGTGGTGTTACCTTGGCTAAACATAAATATGATACGATTCAATTAGAAAAGAAATATCAAGAAGAGCTTGATGCGCAGAAGGCCGCTAAAGAACAGGCTAAGAATGAAGGAGGTAACCACTAA
- a CDS encoding nickel-dependent hydrogenase large subunit, translating to MKRVVVDPITRIEGHLRVEVNVDEATGKVEDALSSGTAWRGIELVAKDRDPRDVWAFVQRICGVCTSTHALASLRSVEDALKIEIPKNANYIRNIMHSCLDAHDHIVHFYHLHALDWVSPVEALKADPAKTAALQETVLKTYNLSGLEPAETQSTTSAYPKEFPKGNATYYAAVQGKIKKIVESGQLGIFAAQWWDHPDYQLLPPEVHLMGVAHYLNILDKQRDIVTPHVVFGGKNPHPHYIVGGMPCSISMDDMNAPVNSARLAVVDESIALAKDLVNYFYLPDVLAIGQIYAKAGMVDGGGLSKKRVLAYGDYPDEPYSGIQNGDYFKKCLVRANGVVEDFGLGVDKAKFIPLEGEDLMNPDFLSEEVEHSWYEYPDGKKTIHPSEGVTKPNYTGPKTGTKEHWEFLDETKKYSWIKSPTFKGNACEVGPLAKYIIVYTKVKQGIISNPSWAEQMIVKQIDTVSSVLGVPAHVWMCSTVGRTACRCLDAQVAVNMSQYFFNKLVTNIKGGDTAVANTKNFDPNTWPKEAKGVGLVDAPRGGLGHWCDIKDGKTSNYQCIVPTTWNACPKTIANEHGAYESNMMDTKVKIADKPLEILKGIHSFDPCLACATHLYNKKGEKIISVNTDAMCK from the coding sequence ATGAAACGTGTAGTTGTAGATCCGATCACTCGTATTGAAGGTCATTTACGAGTTGAAGTCAATGTTGATGAAGCAACGGGGAAAGTAGAAGACGCGTTATCCAGTGGTACGGCTTGGCGTGGTATTGAGTTAGTAGCAAAAGATCGTGATCCACGAGATGTGTGGGCGTTCGTACAACGTATTTGTGGTGTATGTACATCGACTCATGCATTAGCTTCTTTACGCTCTGTGGAAGATGCATTAAAAATTGAAATTCCTAAGAATGCGAATTATATTCGAAATATTATGCATAGTTGTTTAGATGCTCATGACCATATTGTACATTTCTATCACTTGCATGCGCTTGACTGGGTGAGTCCTGTAGAAGCATTAAAAGCAGATCCTGCTAAGACCGCTGCTTTACAAGAAACCGTACTTAAAACATATAATTTAAGTGGCCTTGAACCAGCTGAAACACAGTCCACTACATCGGCGTATCCAAAAGAATTTCCTAAAGGCAATGCAACGTACTATGCAGCTGTTCAAGGGAAAATTAAAAAGATTGTTGAAAGTGGTCAATTAGGTATTTTTGCTGCACAATGGTGGGACCATCCAGATTATCAATTATTACCGCCAGAAGTTCATTTGATGGGCGTGGCTCATTACTTGAATATTTTGGATAAACAGCGTGATATTGTTACACCACATGTTGTGTTTGGTGGGAAAAATCCACATCCACATTATATTGTTGGTGGTATGCCTTGTTCCATCTCTATGGATGATATGAATGCGCCTGTCAATTCGGCTCGTTTAGCTGTTGTTGATGAATCGATTGCATTAGCGAAAGATTTGGTTAATTACTTCTATCTTCCAGACGTATTGGCGATTGGTCAGATTTATGCAAAAGCAGGTATGGTTGATGGTGGCGGCCTATCTAAGAAACGTGTGCTTGCTTACGGTGATTATCCAGATGAACCATACAGTGGTATTCAAAATGGTGATTATTTCAAAAAATGCTTAGTTCGTGCTAATGGCGTTGTTGAAGATTTTGGTCTTGGCGTAGATAAAGCAAAATTCATTCCACTTGAAGGGGAAGACCTTATGAATCCAGACTTCTTGTCAGAAGAAGTGGAACATTCTTGGTATGAGTATCCTGATGGTAAGAAGACAATTCATCCATCAGAAGGGGTTACGAAACCAAATTATACAGGCCCTAAAACAGGGACTAAAGAACATTGGGAATTCCTTGATGAAACGAAGAAATATTCTTGGATTAAATCACCAACCTTTAAAGGGAATGCTTGTGAAGTAGGTCCTTTGGCTAAGTATATTATTGTATATACAAAAGTAAAACAAGGTATTATTAGTAATCCATCCTGGGCTGAACAGATGATTGTTAAGCAGATTGATACAGTATCTTCTGTTTTAGGTGTACCTGCTCATGTATGGATGTGTAGTACCGTAGGTCGTACGGCTTGTCGTTGTTTAGATGCACAAGTAGCTGTTAATATGAGTCAATATTTCTTTAATAAATTAGTGACGAATATTAAAGGCGGCGATACAGCTGTAGCGAATACAAAAAACTTTGACCCTAATACATGGCCAAAAGAAGCAAAAGGGGTTGGCTTAGTCGATGCGCCTCGTGGTGGTTTAGGTCACTGGTGTGATATTAAAGATGGTAAAACAAGCAATTACCAGTGTATTGTACCAACAACTTGGAATGCATGTCCTAAGACAATTGCTAATGAACATGGGGCCTACGAATCCAATATGATGGATACGAAAGTTAAAATCGCCGACAAACCACTTGAAATTTTGAAAGGGATTCATTCCTTTGACCCTTGCTTAGCTTGTGCAACGCACTTGTATAACAAGAAGGGTGAAAAAATCATCTCCGTTAATACAGATGCTATGTGCAAATAA
- the cybH gene encoding Ni/Fe-hydrogenase, b-type cytochrome subunit, which produces MFEQPDKKPYRVFSLWLRIFHWTMVLCVTFLFWTGLYIGDPGFSMFVGREPAEAINSWFSMEMIRRVHFGFAFILIFAFVFRIYGAIRYRGDRLLPKFRSRLYWDGLKQTTLHYLMLPRQEEHRVLRNSLARTSYLLVYIMMFLEICTGLAMYSQINPNSWLAIVFNPINLMFNEYDIHMVHHYIAWFFLLFTVAHVYLAFREDVMEESGEVSSMVSGMKFYPEDPEDIEDLYGKRQ; this is translated from the coding sequence ATGTTTGAACAACCGGACAAAAAGCCGTATCGCGTATTTAGTCTGTGGTTGCGTATATTCCATTGGACGATGGTACTGTGCGTAACTTTCCTATTCTGGACAGGTCTATATATTGGTGATCCAGGGTTTAGTATGTTTGTAGGTCGTGAACCGGCAGAAGCTATTAACAGCTGGTTTTCTATGGAAATGATTCGCCGTGTTCATTTTGGTTTTGCGTTTATTTTGATTTTTGCGTTTGTGTTCCGTATTTACGGCGCCATTCGCTATCGTGGTGATCGTTTGTTACCAAAATTCCGTAGCCGTTTATATTGGGATGGTCTTAAACAAACGACGTTACATTATTTGATGTTGCCACGTCAGGAAGAACATCGAGTGCTACGTAACTCGTTAGCGCGTACAAGCTACTTGCTAGTGTATATTATGATGTTCCTTGAAATTTGTACTGGTCTTGCGATGTATTCGCAGATTAATCCAAATAGTTGGTTGGCCATTGTGTTTAATCCAATTAATTTGATGTTTAACGAATATGATATTCATATGGTACATCACTATATTGCGTGGTTCTTCTTGCTCTTTACTGTAGCTCATGTATACTTGGCATTCCGTGAAGATGTTATGGAAGAATCTGGCGAAGTGTCTAGTATGGTATCTGGTATGAAATTCTATCCAGAAGACCCAGAAGATATTGAGGATTTATATGGTAAACGACAGTAA
- a CDS encoding HyaD/HybD family hydrogenase maturation endopeptidase, giving the protein MVNDSNITLLGVGNILLTDEGLGVHVVRQMEEEYSFSPEINIVDGGTMGMELLSYMRGMTKLLLVDAVNGGETPGTVYEFPHQQTEDYFTGNISVHEVGMQDILRIRALQEKPLEDATVIGVEPESLDIGLMPTETVQAALPEVKQRIIRQLETWGIEVTEITEVTER; this is encoded by the coding sequence ATGGTAAACGACAGTAATATTACGCTCTTAGGCGTAGGTAATATATTACTCACTGATGAAGGTTTAGGTGTTCACGTAGTGCGTCAAATGGAAGAAGAATATTCTTTTTCCCCTGAAATTAATATCGTTGATGGTGGCACTATGGGCATGGAATTATTAAGCTATATGCGAGGTATGACTAAACTGTTGTTGGTAGATGCTGTAAATGGTGGTGAAACACCAGGCACGGTTTATGAATTTCCACACCAACAGACAGAAGATTATTTTACCGGTAATATTTCAGTTCATGAAGTAGGGATGCAGGATATTTTACGCATTCGTGCCTTACAAGAAAAACCTCTTGAAGATGCGACAGTAATCGGTGTAGAACCTGAAAGTCTAGACATTGGGTTAATGCCAACTGAAACAGTACAAGCCGCTTTGCCGGAGGTAAAACAACGTATTATTCGGCAATTAGAAACTTGGGGAATTGAGGTAACTGAGATAACAGAGGTAACAGAGCGATGA
- a CDS encoding hydrogenase expression/formation C-terminal domain-containing protein gives MIEHYGNVQAILKELQLALKRLRETGETHTIYIEKTGLTMEEQVEVMETLGRGSITINFTETDQPVEWYETQFSGIWLGTFRNARDEAIVYTVEVGRYPSLCGAFDEDIETAEDELQTWIDAAGL, from the coding sequence ATGATAGAGCATTATGGCAATGTACAGGCCATTTTAAAAGAACTTCAATTAGCGTTAAAGCGTCTGCGTGAAACGGGTGAAACTCACACCATTTATATTGAAAAGACGGGTTTAACGATGGAGGAACAAGTGGAGGTCATGGAAACTTTAGGTCGTGGCTCCATTACGATTAATTTTACAGAGACCGATCAACCTGTTGAATGGTATGAAACGCAATTTTCTGGTATATGGTTAGGCACATTCCGCAATGCGCGGGATGAAGCTATTGTATATACCGTAGAAGTTGGTCGTTATCCAAGTCTTTGTGGTGCGTTTGATGAAGATATTGAAACGGCTGAAGACGAATTACAAACTTGGATTGATGCGGCAGGGCTATAG
- a CDS encoding S-layer homology domain-containing protein has protein sequence MKKRFAAVFAATAVLGVTTAFAANPFSDVTPNDWAYQSVAQLAQAGVINGYPDGTFKGQNNITRYEMAQMVAKAMANESRANAEQQAMINRLANEFSEELNNLGVRVADLENKVGNVKVTGDARLRYEGSDTKGMISSENKDKKSLFDMRGRVQFNANVNDNTSAVIRVTSGDMEFGDAKNSADVEFDRVYVAHKFGKDTTAVAGRFGAVVGNGLVYDDTFDGAGLTYDNGNFSATAAYGSFMEGGLFDNADNSRKYATGYNFTDETADSNPTVTILQAKGKLGEHATLGGFYTFGNKNFDNDIYGGSLDLNFDKVWIGGEYATFADEDGVVKSDDKDAWVAGIGYGDYDIAKQGTWGVKVQYFDEGKYSPVVSSTWNQPYNSDYKAWMASVDYALADNVGLSGYYTFNAEDQSGNELGDYYRAELNYKF, from the coding sequence ATGAAAAAACGTTTTGCAGCCGTATTCGCAGCAACTGCTGTACTTGGTGTAACTACTGCTTTCGCAGCTAATCCATTCTCTGATGTAACTCCTAATGATTGGGCATACCAAAGTGTAGCGCAATTAGCACAAGCTGGTGTAATCAATGGTTACCCAGATGGCACTTTCAAAGGCCAGAACAACATCACTCGTTACGAAATGGCTCAAATGGTAGCTAAAGCTATGGCGAATGAATCTCGTGCTAATGCAGAACAACAAGCTATGATTAACCGTTTGGCTAATGAATTCTCTGAAGAATTAAATAACTTAGGTGTTCGCGTTGCTGACTTAGAAAACAAAGTAGGTAATGTAAAAGTAACTGGTGACGCTCGTCTTCGTTATGAAGGTTCCGATACAAAAGGAATGATTAGCTCTGAAAATAAAGATAAAAAATCTTTATTCGATATGCGTGGCCGTGTACAATTCAATGCTAACGTAAATGACAATACATCCGCTGTTATCCGTGTAACAAGTGGTGATATGGAATTTGGCGATGCTAAAAACTCTGCTGATGTAGAATTTGATCGCGTATATGTAGCTCATAAATTTGGTAAAGATACAACCGCTGTAGCTGGTCGTTTCGGTGCTGTAGTTGGTAATGGTTTAGTATACGATGATACATTCGATGGTGCTGGCCTTACTTATGACAACGGTAACTTCTCCGCAACTGCTGCTTATGGTTCCTTCATGGAAGGCGGCTTATTTGATAATGCAGACAATAGCCGTAAATATGCTACTGGGTATAATTTTACTGATGAAACTGCTGATAGCAACCCAACTGTTACTATCTTACAGGCAAAAGGTAAACTTGGTGAACATGCAACCTTAGGTGGTTTCTATACCTTTGGGAATAAGAACTTTGATAATGACATCTACGGTGGTTCCTTAGACCTTAACTTTGATAAAGTTTGGATCGGTGGTGAATATGCAACATTCGCTGATGAAGATGGTGTTGTAAAATCTGATGATAAAGATGCATGGGTAGCTGGTATTGGTTATGGTGACTATGATATTGCTAAACAAGGTACTTGGGGTGTTAAAGTTCAATACTTTGATGAAGGTAAATACTCTCCAGTAGTAAGCTCCACTTGGAATCAGCCATACAACAGCGATTACAAAGCTTGGATGGCTAGCGTTGATTACGCATTAGCTGATAATGTAGGTCTTTCTGGTTACTATACATTTAATGCAGAAGACCAAAGCGGTAATGAATTAGGTGATTACTACCGTGCAGAATTAAACTACAAATTCTAA
- a CDS encoding S-layer homology domain-containing protein, protein MKKRFAAVFAATAVLGVTTAFAANPFSDVTPNDWAYQSVAQLAAAGVINGYPDGTFKGQNNITRYEMAQMVAKAMANEARANAEQQALINRLADEFSSELNNLGVRVATLENKVGNVKVTGDARLRYKGFEEKGNFEDNKDNSRYNKKSQFDYRGRVQFNATVNENTSAVVRISTGDTEFGDSQDTDVTFDRVYVAHQFGEDTTGVVGRFGAVVGNGLIYDDAFDGAALAYDNGNFQALAGYGSFVKGAFKSLKDINKDGYTNADDNLKVTLLQAKGKLGEHVTLGGFYAFTNDNGELYSNELKLKDDADIYGGSLDLNFDKVWIGGEYATFSEDAANKDYGNDAWVAGIGFGNYNIKEQGTWGVKVQYFDLAEVSPVFSSTWNQPYDNDYKTWMATVDYALANNVGLSAYWAFNGEEQDGTDVGDFYRAELNYKF, encoded by the coding sequence ATGAAAAAACGTTTTGCAGCCGTATTTGCAGCAACAGCTGTACTTGGCGTAACAACTGCATTCGCAGCTAACCCATTCTCCGATGTAACTCCTAACGATTGGGCATACCAGAGCGTAGCTCAATTAGCAGCAGCTGGTGTAATCAACGGTTACCCAGATGGCACTTTCAAAGGCCAGAACAACATCACTCGTTACGAAATGGCTCAAATGGTAGCTAAAGCTATGGCTAACGAAGCTCGTGCAAACGCTGAACAACAAGCTTTGATTAACCGTTTAGCTGACGAATTCTCCAGCGAATTAAACAACTTGGGCGTTCGTGTTGCTACTTTGGAAAACAAAGTTGGTAATGTAAAAGTTACTGGTGATGCTCGTCTTCGTTATAAAGGCTTTGAAGAGAAAGGTAACTTTGAAGATAATAAAGACAATTCTCGCTACAATAAAAAATCTCAGTTTGATTACCGTGGCCGTGTACAATTCAATGCAACTGTAAATGAAAATACTTCTGCAGTTGTTCGTATTTCTACAGGCGATACTGAATTTGGTGATTCTCAAGATACTGATGTGACATTTGATCGTGTATATGTGGCACATCAATTTGGCGAAGATACTACTGGTGTAGTTGGCCGTTTTGGTGCAGTTGTTGGTAATGGTTTAATCTATGATGACGCTTTTGATGGTGCTGCTTTAGCATACGATAATGGTAACTTCCAAGCATTAGCAGGCTATGGTTCTTTCGTTAAAGGCGCTTTTAAATCTCTAAAAGATATTAATAAAGATGGCTATACTAATGCAGATGACAACTTAAAAGTAACTTTACTTCAAGCTAAAGGGAAACTTGGTGAACATGTTACTTTAGGCGGTTTCTATGCATTCACTAATGATAATGGTGAGCTTTATAGCAATGAATTAAAATTAAAAGATGATGCTGATATCTATGGTGGTTCCTTAGATCTTAACTTTGATAAAGTTTGGATTGGTGGCGAATATGCTACATTCTCTGAAGATGCAGCTAATAAAGATTATGGTAATGATGCTTGGGTAGCTGGTATTGGCTTTGGTAATTATAACATCAAAGAACAAGGTACTTGGGGCGTTAAAGTTCAATACTTTGATCTTGCAGAAGTTTCCCCTGTATTTAGCTCTACTTGGAATCAACCATATGATAACGATTATAAAACATGGA